In Deferribacteraceae bacterium V6Fe1, one genomic interval encodes:
- a CDS encoding metallophosphoesterase → MKTGEIITGYFSKRKYLRLILIFLIIIFWGWTELGDLKKIEEHDLNFKSLQEINDRYKGGEFSFAVLGDNKNSSIFNYVIEKINKDERLLFTIIGGDLVMYPTKETYQAFLNQWKNIQIPTLVLPGNHDVAFENHYFYHTIFGKFYYSFTLGNSKFIMLDNSNERNISDEQLFWLEEQLKNSQNLKYRFIFMHVPLWDPRDFNGGGIKFAHALSDPDFARKLEDLFIKYNVTILFESHIHGYYAYTKRGLKHIITGGAGAELKGTDPGSNFYHYVKVNVNDKDINTEVVKIDKNVVLIGIRKYWNIAKLYFATLGKIYLKQIILIFFIITLLVDMFFEYLFSKRKKEK, encoded by the coding sequence ATGAAGACAGGTGAAATAATTACAGGTTATTTCAGTAAAAGAAAATATCTAAGACTAATTTTAATTTTTTTAATAATTATATTTTGGGGTTGGACAGAATTAGGTGATTTGAAAAAGATAGAAGAGCACGATTTAAACTTCAAATCTTTGCAGGAAATAAATGATAGGTACAAAGGTGGAGAGTTTTCTTTTGCAGTTTTGGGAGATAATAAAAATTCTTCAATTTTTAATTATGTTATAGAAAAGATAAATAAGGATGAAAGGCTACTTTTTACAATAATTGGCGGTGATTTGGTAATGTATCCGACTAAAGAAACTTATCAGGCTTTTTTAAATCAGTGGAAAAATATTCAGATACCTACTTTGGTATTACCTGGCAATCACGATGTAGCTTTTGAAAATCACTATTTTTATCATACGATTTTTGGAAAATTCTATTATAGTTTTACGTTGGGGAATTCAAAATTTATTATGCTTGATAATAGTAATGAAAGAAACATATCTGATGAGCAATTGTTTTGGCTTGAGGAGCAGTTAAAAAATTCTCAGAATTTAAAATATAGATTTATTTTTATGCATGTTCCTCTTTGGGACCCGAGAGACTTTAATGGAGGTGGAATTAAGTTTGCACATGCATTAAGTGATCCTGATTTTGCAAGAAAGTTAGAAGATTTATTTATAAAGTATAATGTCACAATACTTTTTGAGTCACATATACATGGTTATTACGCCTATACTAAAAGAGGATTAAAACATATAATCACTGGCGGTGCAGGCGCAGAGCTAAAGGGGACTGATCCTGGCTCAAATTTTTATCACTATGTCAAAGTGAATGTGAACGATAAGGATATTAATACCGAAGTTGTAAAAATAGATAAAAATGTTGTTTTAATTGGAATTAGAAAGTATTGGAATATTGCCAAGCTTTATTTTGCTACTTTAGGCAAAATATATTTAAAACAAATTATACTCATTTTCTTTATTATAACATTGTTGGTCGATATGTTTTTTGAATATCTATTTTCAAAGAGAAAAAAAGAAAAATGA